A stretch of DNA from Nitrospira sp. KM1:
GTCAGATGTTGACCCGACTCAGTCAGACCCCGAGTTTCAAGGCCAAGACGTGAATTTGCCGTCATTGCATCCCGTGGGCACTCGGTAAGCGACGTACCCGATGCGTCACTCGCCACGCGAGGTCATGGAGGAACTATGCAATTGATCCAGCCGCTCAAACAGGGGTTGCCGATCAATCGTTCCACTGCGAATCGGCGGTTGCTCTTGGTCGACCCCTATCCGCGAAACAGCCAATACCATCTGACCGCGTCGGAGCGACGTGCGGTCTGGTTCCCCAAGCTCAGCTTACCGACGATCGCGGCCTATACGCCGGAACACTGGGATGTCGCGCTTGTCGATGAGGCGGTTCAAGATATCGATTTCGACGACCCGTGCGACATGGTCGGGATTTCCATCATGACGTGTTATGCCCCGCGTGCCTACGAAATAGCCAAGGAATTCCATCGACGGGGGAAGACCGTCGTCATGGGCGGAGTGCATCCGACCTACTGCCCGGACGAATCGCTACGCTATGCCGACGCCATCGTGTGCGGGGAGGCGGAAGATCTCTGGCCGCAGCTGGTTGCCGACTACGAAGCGGGACAGATGCAGCGCATCTACCGGATGACGTCGTTTCCTGCACTCGAGCGGTATAAGAGTCCGCGTGTCGAGCTCCTGAGCCCGGATTCGTACATGACCAGACAATGCAGCTTTACGACGCGGGGCTGCCATTTCGACTGTGAGTTTTGCAGCGTCTCCCCATTTAACGGAAAGACGACGAGACGGCGTCCGGTTGAGGAAGTCGTCACCGAGCTGCAAAACATGCAGCGCTGGATCCGCGGCGAGCTGGTCGAGCGGATCAGAGACGAACCGCTGTGGAAGGCGTTCATCCTCGGGCTCCGTATTCGTGTTGGGATCGAGGACGGCAGCATCGTGGCGTTTGTCGACGATCTGCACAACAGCAACCGTGCATACTGTCGGGAATTGTGGGCAGCGCTGAAACCACTCAAGATCAAATGGGGATGCCAATCGACGCTGTTCCTGGCGGACGATGAGGAGATGGTTAAACTGGCGGCCGAAAGCGGTTGTGTGTCCGTCTTTGTGGGAATGGAGTCGCTCGACGAAGACTGTCTGGACGAAACCAACAAGCCATTCAATCGTGTGAAGAAGTTTTCGCAAGAGATCAAAATGTTTCACGATTATGGCATTATGGTGAATCCCGGCATCGTCTTTGGCTTCGACAATGACGATGAAGCCGTCTTTGAACGGGCCGTCGAATTCCTGACGAACAACCAGGTGGAGCTGGCATATTTTAATGTCCTGACCCCTCTGCCCGGCACGGCGCTCTATGACCGCTACAATGCTGCCGGCCGCATCTTCGATCGGGACTGGTCAAAGTACGACGGAAAACATGTCGTGTTTCATCCCAGCCGTATGACGCCTGAACAGCTCCAAGAAGGATTCCATTGGGCGAACCATCAATTCTATTCATTGCCCAACATCTGGCGGCGGTTGTCCGGAACGAAGCAGCGGTTCATTGCACGGTGGGAGATGAACCGGGAATTTCGCAAGCTGGTCAAACGAGGCTGTCCAAGGGGAAGGCTGTCCCCATTGGCGTCCGTGCTGAAGAACCTTCAGGCGAAACTGCCGGTCTTCGACACCGATCAGTTGATGCCCAGCGCATTGCACGCGCCCAAACAGCGTTCGGATCCCAAAACGCTTCCGGTCGAACATCTCGCGCTGAACATCAAGGTGAAGCGGCATGACAAATTTGCAGCGCTGTTTGTCGATCTTGAAGGCACGCTGGATCGTCTCAACGCTCAGGAACTGATCAAGCGGATGACCATGGCCGCAGAGAAAGCGAAGATGGACATCATTGTGAATTTTGAACATCTCAAGCTCGCGACCCCCGATGCCTTGAAGACATTGGTGGATCCGGAAGCGATCAAAGCAGCCATTCCGAACGTGAAAGTACGGTACCGAAAGTTTAAGGATGCCTTTGAGACGGCCCTCCAGGGGTTTTCCCTTGCCGGCCTCGAAATGCTCAGCGAGGACCTTCAG
This window harbors:
- a CDS encoding B12-binding domain-containing radical SAM protein produces the protein MQLIQPLKQGLPINRSTANRRLLLVDPYPRNSQYHLTASERRAVWFPKLSLPTIAAYTPEHWDVALVDEAVQDIDFDDPCDMVGISIMTCYAPRAYEIAKEFHRRGKTVVMGGVHPTYCPDESLRYADAIVCGEAEDLWPQLVADYEAGQMQRIYRMTSFPALERYKSPRVELLSPDSYMTRQCSFTTRGCHFDCEFCSVSPFNGKTTRRRPVEEVVTELQNMQRWIRGELVERIRDEPLWKAFILGLRIRVGIEDGSIVAFVDDLHNSNRAYCRELWAALKPLKIKWGCQSTLFLADDEEMVKLAAESGCVSVFVGMESLDEDCLDETNKPFNRVKKFSQEIKMFHDYGIMVNPGIVFGFDNDDEAVFERAVEFLTNNQVELAYFNVLTPLPGTALYDRYNAAGRIFDRDWSKYDGKHVVFHPSRMTPEQLQEGFHWANHQFYSLPNIWRRLSGTKQRFIARWEMNREFRKLVKRGCPRGRLSPLASVLKNLQAKLPVFDTDQLMPSALHAPKQRSDPKTLPVEHLALNIKVKRHDKFAALFVDLEGTLDRLNAQELIKRMTMAAEKAKMDIIVNFEHLKLATPDALKTLVDPEAIKAAIPNVKVRYRKFKDAFETALQGFSLAGLEMLSEDLQDA